TGCCGATGAGATTTTACAAAGATATCCAGAAGCAAAGCAGTTCATGGAGGAAACACTCAAGAAAGAGGCAAAAGAGAAAATTGCTCTGAATGAGCAGCGGCTGAAGGAACTAGAGATGAACATAGATAGATATAACCAAGCTGTTTCTGCTATCAATCTCTGCTTGCAAGCCCTAGGTTTAAATCGGGAGATGCTGCCTATGATGGGATCCCTTGAGTCATCCTCGTTTAAGGGTACGATTGAAACTTTGGTGAGTCCACCCGAGGGTGAGATGAATCAGACTGTAGACTCTGTTCCTGTAGATCTGGGAACCGAGTCTTTCCCAGAGTTAGATGGTATTCTTGATGACTTGCGATAGAATATATGAGCTTCTGAGTATCTTGTTTCCTTACTCATTTGGGTTGGGTTATGCCTTCTAAACCGATAGAGCTACAACAATTTCCCGAAGGGATCCTCTCAATTGGGGAGAAAACCTTTAAGATTGCTAACTTGCTTAAAGCAGCCCAAGACGATTTGGTTAAGGAAGACGAGCTGAATCGATTGTTTATTGCTGCATTGAGAGCTACAGGGATCCTTTCACCAGACGACTTGATCAACATTGCCAGTAGCTTCTTTGCTCCCAAGCCTGAAGAGACTTTGTTGCAAGAGGCTAAGTGGTTCGAACAGGGTCTTGCCTGTCAGTTACTCATCCCTGGGAAAAAAGAATGGGAGAAAGACAAAGTTAGGTTGCGCATTTCGGTGCAGTTTGAGCCGGAGGCTGTCGGAACTTCTGCTTCAAGTAGTGGATCCCCTTTGGATGATATTCGGAAAGATAGTGAATAATAAGGTCATGGCTGCTGATTGGGAGAAAAATCTTGTCAGATAATGATTCTATAACTGTTCAT
The sequence above is drawn from the Thermostichus vulcanus str. 'Rupite' genome and encodes:
- a CDS encoding KGK domain-containing protein — protein: MPSKPIELQQFPEGILSIGEKTFKIANLLKAAQDDLVKEDELNRLFIAALRATGILSPDDLINIASSFFAPKPEETLLQEAKWFEQGLACQLLIPGKKEWEKDKVRLRISVQFEPEAVGTSASSSGSPLDDIRKDSE